One window from the genome of Pseudomonas sp. L5B5 encodes:
- a CDS encoding alpha-L-glutamate ligase-like protein, whose translation MFGLWKTWKALEARGIMGINRRNADYVLKYNKRSLYPIVDDKIITKERAIKAGIHVPELYGVISTEKEIDKLDEIIGGRNDFVIKPAQGAGGDGILVIADRFEGRYRTVSGKIISHEEIEHQISSILTGLYSLGGHRDRALIEYRVTPDQIFKSISYEGVPDIRIIVLMGYPVMAMLRLPTRQSGGKANLHQGAIGVGVDLATGLTLRGTWLNNIITKHPDTTNAVDGVQLPYWDGFMKLAAGCYELCGLGYIGVDMVLDQDKGPLILELNARPGLNIQIANDCGLTLRTHAIEAHLEELKAQGIEESVEERVRFAQQLFGHIPAVEG comes from the coding sequence ATGTTCGGCCTGTGGAAGACCTGGAAGGCCCTGGAAGCCCGCGGGATCATGGGCATCAACCGGCGTAACGCCGACTACGTGCTCAAGTACAACAAGCGCAGCCTGTACCCCATCGTCGATGACAAGATCATCACCAAGGAACGGGCGATCAAGGCCGGTATCCATGTACCGGAACTGTACGGGGTGATCTCCACCGAGAAGGAAATCGACAAGCTCGACGAGATCATCGGTGGGCGCAACGATTTCGTCATCAAGCCGGCCCAGGGCGCCGGTGGCGATGGCATCCTGGTGATCGCCGATCGCTTCGAGGGTCGCTACCGCACCGTGTCCGGGAAGATCATCAGCCACGAGGAAATCGAACATCAGATTTCCAGCATCCTCACCGGCCTGTACTCCCTGGGCGGCCACCGCGACCGCGCGCTGATCGAGTACCGGGTGACCCCGGACCAGATCTTCAAGAGCATCAGCTACGAGGGTGTGCCAGACATCCGCATCATCGTGCTCATGGGTTACCCGGTGATGGCCATGCTGCGCCTGCCGACCCGCCAGTCCGGCGGCAAGGCCAACCTGCACCAGGGCGCCATCGGCGTCGGTGTCGACCTGGCCACCGGCCTGACCCTGCGTGGCACCTGGCTGAACAACATCATTACCAAGCACCCCGACACCACCAATGCGGTGGACGGCGTGCAGCTGCCCTACTGGGACGGCTTCATGAAGCTGGCAGCCGGCTGCTACGAGCTCTGCGGCCTGGGCTACATCGGCGTGGACATGGTGCTGGACCAGGACAAGGGACCGCTGATCCTCGAGCTCAACGCGCGGCCGGGGCTGAACATCCAGATCGCCAACGATTGCGGCCTGACCCTGCGCACCCATGCCATCGAGGCTCACCTGGAAGAACTCAAGGCCCAGGGCATCGAGGAAAGCGTCGAGGAGCGGGTGCGTTTTGCCCAGCAGTTGTTCGGCCATATTCCTGCCGTGGAAGGCTGA
- a CDS encoding inactive transglutaminase family protein — translation MRSLTLHLKVLIAILVVLGISITAYQIFVLGIPVTEDATDDLWNIDAKVEFVANGKDPIKIQMFVPPLSRDYVSLNESFISNNYGVAVNRVDGNRKVTWSARRAKGNQTLYYRLVLTQRYSAEKAKVKGPTFRDSMAVEGPEKIAADALLAPIRQHSADVETFISEAIKRVNNTNDDNAKLLLAGDASSANKAKIVELLLSIAHVPAEKVHTIRLVADQPQTPELWLRSFNGTDWLYFNPETGEQGLPSDRLLWWTGDDNLITVDGGKKANVTFSMNNSEMNAIRLAKLTDENTDANFLEYSLYGLPLQTQQTFMIMVMIPIGVLVILVLRNLIGLQTLGTFTPVLIALAFRETQLGFGIALFTVITALGLSLRSYLEHLKLQMLPRLSVVLTFVVVLIAAISLFSHKLGLERGLSVALFPMVILTMTIERLSITWEERGGGHAMKVAIGTLFAASLAHLIMSVPELVYFVFTFPAMLLILVGFMLAMGRYRGYRLTELVRFKAFVKADS, via the coding sequence ATGCGCTCTCTTACCCTTCATCTGAAAGTCCTGATCGCCATCCTGGTGGTGCTGGGCATTTCGATCACGGCCTACCAGATCTTCGTGCTCGGCATTCCAGTGACCGAGGACGCTACCGATGACCTGTGGAACATCGATGCCAAGGTCGAGTTCGTCGCCAACGGCAAGGACCCGATCAAGATCCAGATGTTCGTGCCGCCCCTGAGCCGCGACTACGTGAGCCTCAACGAGAGCTTCATTTCCAACAACTATGGCGTGGCGGTCAACCGGGTGGACGGCAACCGCAAGGTCACCTGGTCGGCACGCCGGGCCAAGGGCAACCAGACCCTGTACTACCGCCTGGTACTGACCCAGCGCTACAGCGCCGAGAAAGCCAAGGTCAAGGGCCCGACCTTCCGCGACAGCATGGCCGTGGAAGGACCGGAAAAGATTGCCGCCGATGCCCTGCTGGCACCAATCCGCCAGCATTCGGCGGACGTCGAGACGTTCATCAGCGAAGCCATCAAGCGGGTCAACAACACCAACGACGACAATGCCAAGCTGTTGCTGGCTGGCGACGCTTCCAGCGCCAACAAGGCCAAGATCGTCGAGCTGCTGCTGTCCATTGCCCACGTACCGGCCGAGAAGGTCCACACCATTCGCCTGGTGGCCGACCAGCCGCAGACCCCGGAACTGTGGCTGCGCAGCTTCAACGGCACCGACTGGCTGTACTTCAATCCCGAGACCGGTGAGCAGGGCCTGCCCAGCGACCGCCTGCTGTGGTGGACCGGCGACGACAACCTGATCACCGTCGATGGCGGCAAGAAGGCCAACGTCACCTTCAGCATGAACAACAGCGAGATGAACGCCATCCGCCTGGCCAAGCTGACCGACGAGAATACCGACGCCAACTTCCTCGAATACTCGCTGTACGGCCTGCCGCTGCAGACCCAGCAGACCTTCATGATCATGGTGATGATCCCCATCGGCGTGCTGGTGATCCTGGTGCTGCGCAACCTGATCGGCCTGCAGACCCTGGGCACCTTCACCCCGGTGCTGATCGCCCTGGCATTTCGCGAGACCCAGCTGGGCTTCGGCATCGCGCTGTTCACGGTGATCACTGCCCTGGGCCTGTCGCTGCGCTCCTATCTGGAACACCTCAAGCTGCAGATGCTGCCGCGCCTGTCGGTGGTGCTGACCTTCGTCGTGGTACTGATCGCCGCCATCAGCCTGTTCAGCCACAAGCTGGGCCTGGAACGCGGATTGTCGGTGGCCCTGTTCCCGATGGTGATCCTGACCATGACCATCGAACGCCTGTCCATCACCTGGGAAGAACGCGGCGGCGGCCATGCGATGAAAGTCGCCATCGGCACCCTGTTCGCCGCCTCCCTGGCGCACCTGATCATGAGCGTGCCGGAGCTGGTGTACTTCGTCTTCACCTTCCCGGCGATGCTGCTGATCCTGGTGGGCTTCATGCTGGCGATGGGTCGCTACCGCGGCTACCGCTTGACGGAGCTGGTGCGCTTCAAGGCCTTCGTCAAGGCGGATTCCTGA
- the prpB gene encoding methylisocitrate lyase, with protein sequence MSSNKSTPGQRFRDAVASEQPLQVVGAINANHALLAKRAGFKAIYLSGGGVAAGSLGLPDLGITGLDDVLTDVRRITDVCDLPLLVDVDTGFGSSAFNVARTVKSMIKFGAAAIHIEDQVGAKRCGHRPNKEIVSQQEMVDRIKAAVDARTDDSFVIMARTDALAVEGLESALERAAACIEAGADMVFPEAITELEMYKIFADRVKAPILANITEFGATPLYTTEQLKSVDVSLVLYPLSAFRAMNKAAENVYTAIRRDGTQQNVIDTMQTRMELYDRIDYHSFEQKLDALFAQKKG encoded by the coding sequence ATGAGTTCCAACAAGAGCACTCCAGGCCAGCGTTTCCGCGATGCGGTCGCCAGCGAACAGCCACTGCAAGTCGTCGGCGCGATCAACGCCAACCATGCCCTGCTGGCCAAGCGCGCCGGTTTCAAGGCCATTTATCTGTCCGGTGGCGGGGTCGCTGCCGGCTCCCTCGGCCTGCCTGACCTGGGCATCACCGGCCTGGACGACGTCCTCACTGACGTGCGCCGCATCACCGACGTCTGCGACCTGCCCCTGCTGGTGGACGTGGATACCGGCTTCGGCTCCTCGGCGTTCAACGTGGCGCGCACCGTCAAGTCGATGATCAAGTTCGGCGCCGCGGCAATCCACATCGAAGACCAGGTCGGCGCCAAGCGCTGCGGTCACCGTCCGAACAAGGAAATCGTGTCCCAGCAGGAAATGGTCGATCGCATCAAGGCCGCGGTGGATGCCCGCACCGACGACAGCTTCGTGATCATGGCGCGCACCGACGCCCTGGCCGTGGAAGGCCTGGAGTCGGCCCTGGAACGTGCTGCGGCCTGCATCGAGGCCGGTGCCGACATGGTCTTCCCCGAAGCCATCACCGAGCTTGAGATGTACAAGATCTTCGCCGATCGGGTGAAGGCACCGATCCTGGCCAACATCACCGAATTCGGCGCAACCCCGCTGTACACCACCGAACAATTGAAATCCGTGGATGTTTCCCTGGTGCTGTACCCGCTGTCGGCGTTCCGTGCCATGAACAAGGCCGCGGAAAACGTCTACACCGCCATCCGCCGCGACGGCACCCAGCAGAACGTGATCGATACCATGCAGACCCGCATGGAGCTCTACGATCGCATCGACTACCACAGCTTCGAGCAGAAGCTCGACGCGCTGTTCGCGCAGAAGAAAGGCTGA
- a CDS encoding phosphoadenylyl-sulfate reductase, with the protein MTPSFDVAELAATYANKSAQDILKLAFAHFGDDLWISFSGAEDVVLVDMAWKLNKNVKVFSLDTGRLHPETYRFIDQVREHYKIDIELISPDHSKLEPFVKEKGLFSFYKDGHGECCGIRKIEPLRRKLSTVSAWATGQRRDQSPGTRSQVAALEIDSAFSTPERTLYKFNPLAQMSSEEIWGYIRMLELPYNSLHERGFISIGCEPCTRPVLPNQHEREGRWWWEEATQKECGLHAGNLISKA; encoded by the coding sequence ATGACTCCATCGTTCGACGTCGCTGAACTCGCCGCGACCTATGCCAACAAATCCGCCCAGGACATTCTCAAGCTGGCGTTCGCCCACTTCGGCGACGACCTGTGGATCTCCTTCAGTGGCGCCGAGGACGTGGTGCTGGTGGACATGGCCTGGAAACTGAACAAGAACGTCAAGGTCTTCAGCCTCGACACCGGGCGCCTGCATCCGGAGACCTACCGCTTCATCGACCAGGTGCGCGAACACTACAAGATCGACATCGAGCTGATCTCGCCGGACCACAGCAAGCTCGAACCCTTCGTCAAGGAAAAGGGCCTGTTCAGCTTCTACAAGGATGGCCATGGCGAATGCTGCGGCATCCGCAAGATCGAGCCGCTGCGACGCAAGCTGTCCACCGTCAGCGCCTGGGCCACCGGCCAGCGCCGCGACCAGAGCCCGGGCACCCGCAGCCAGGTGGCGGCGCTGGAGATCGACAGCGCCTTCTCCACCCCGGAGCGCACGCTGTACAAGTTCAACCCGCTGGCACAGATGAGCAGCGAAGAGATCTGGGGCTACATCCGCATGCTCGAACTGCCGTACAACAGCCTGCACGAGCGCGGTTTCATCAGCATCGGCTGCGAGCCCTGCACCCGCCCGGTACTGCCCAACCAGCATGAACGCGAAGGCCGCTGGTGGTGGGAGGAGGCAACCCAGAAGGAATGCGGCCTGCACGCCGGCAACCTGATCAGCAAGGCCTGA
- a CDS encoding GntR family transcriptional regulator, translating into MLDQLDRPTPTQDDSETLSENVFRRIQAAIVKGEIAPGSKISEPELARTYGISRGPLREAIHRLEGQRLLVRVPHVGARVVSLSHAELIELYEIRESLEGMACRLAAERMSVAEIDDLRRVLETHERDAAFQAGVGYYQQEGDFDFHYRIIQGAGNRTLTQMLCGELYQLVRMYRIQFSATPNRPHQAFAEHHRILDAIADRDGELAELLMRRHIGASKRNIARHYQDSAQPTATPRGES; encoded by the coding sequence ATGCTGGATCAACTGGACCGCCCGACGCCGACGCAAGACGACTCCGAGACCCTGTCCGAAAACGTCTTCCGGCGTATCCAGGCCGCCATCGTCAAGGGCGAGATCGCCCCCGGCAGCAAGATCTCCGAGCCCGAGCTGGCCCGCACCTATGGCATCAGTCGTGGCCCGCTGCGCGAGGCCATCCATCGCCTGGAAGGCCAGCGCCTGCTGGTACGCGTGCCCCATGTCGGCGCCCGGGTGGTGTCCTTGAGCCACGCGGAGCTGATCGAACTCTATGAGATCCGCGAGTCGCTGGAGGGCATGGCCTGCCGCCTGGCGGCCGAGCGCATGAGCGTGGCCGAGATCGACGACCTGCGCCGGGTGCTCGAGACCCACGAACGCGACGCGGCGTTCCAGGCCGGTGTCGGCTACTACCAGCAGGAAGGGGATTTCGACTTCCACTACCGGATCATCCAGGGCGCGGGCAATCGCACCCTCACGCAAATGCTCTGCGGCGAGCTGTATCAACTGGTGCGCATGTACCGCATCCAGTTTTCCGCCACGCCCAATCGGCCGCACCAGGCCTTTGCCGAGCACCACCGGATTCTCGATGCCATTGCCGATCGCGACGGCGAACTGGCCGAGCTACTGATGCGTCGCCATATCGGCGCCTCGAAACGCAATATCGCGCGTCACTACCAGGACAGCGCCCAACCGACAGCCACTCCACGAGGTGAGTCATGA
- a CDS encoding glycine zipper domain-containing protein yields MRSTLPALVVGLLLAQGAMAGDGTAAIGGGLGGALGNVVGQRLGGSTGAAIGAGVAGAAGSAAGARKGSRAKAAIGGGLGSAGGSVIGNHLGGSTGATVGAGIGGAAGGALGSSMGHKKRH; encoded by the coding sequence ATGCGTTCAACTCTACCTGCCCTGGTTGTGGGACTTCTGCTGGCCCAGGGGGCGATGGCGGGTGACGGTACGGCGGCCATTGGTGGCGGTCTTGGCGGCGCGCTGGGCAACGTGGTGGGACAGAGGCTCGGTGGCAGCACCGGGGCGGCCATCGGTGCCGGTGTCGCGGGGGCGGCCGGCAGTGCGGCCGGAGCGCGCAAGGGCAGTCGTGCCAAGGCAGCCATTGGCGGCGGCCTGGGTTCGGCGGGTGGTTCGGTGATCGGCAACCACTTGGGCGGCAGCACTGGCGCTACTGTTGGTGCCGGTATCGGTGGTGCCGCAGGGGGTGCCCTGGGCAGCAGCATGGGTCACAAGAAGCGTCATTGA
- the pabB gene encoding aminodeoxychorismate synthase component I: MLTCSVHPLPYRANPVDYFAAIEHAPGAVLLDSGRPNAERGRYDLLSAWPLAELAAATDESGGAFLQRLRDNLAQLGPAQIPAPYQLPFAGGLIGYLSYDFGRHLERLPSQAADDLQLPDARLGLYAWALINDHQAGTSQLVFHPSLPESERQRLVQLFNQPLPVSTGSFKLAGAMQADLSAEDYRQAFQRIQHYIQAGDCYQVNFAQRFRGQYQGDPWVAYRALRRACPTPFSGFQRLPDGAAVLSLSPERFVHISQGQVETRPIKGTRPRGRNPAEDAANAAELLASPKDRAENLMIVDLLRNDLGRTCRTGSVKVPELFSLESYPNVHHLVSSVTGELADGKDALDLIAGSFPGGSITGAPKIRSMQIIDELEPTRRALYCGSLLYLDVRGEMDSSIAIRSLLAKDGQISCWGGGGIVADSDWQAEYQESITKVRVLLETLQQL; encoded by the coding sequence ATGTTGACCTGCTCCGTACACCCGCTGCCCTATCGCGCCAACCCCGTCGATTATTTCGCGGCAATCGAACACGCCCCCGGCGCCGTGCTGCTCGACAGCGGCCGCCCCAACGCCGAACGCGGTCGTTACGACCTGCTCAGCGCCTGGCCCCTGGCAGAACTGGCAGCGGCGACCGACGAAAGCGGCGGCGCATTCCTGCAACGCCTGCGGGACAACCTTGCGCAACTGGGCCCGGCGCAGATTCCCGCGCCCTACCAACTGCCTTTCGCCGGCGGCCTGATCGGCTACCTGAGCTATGACTTCGGCCGGCACCTGGAGCGCTTGCCCAGCCAGGCCGCGGACGACCTGCAACTGCCCGATGCGCGCCTGGGGCTGTATGCCTGGGCGCTGATCAACGACCACCAGGCCGGCACCAGCCAACTGGTGTTCCACCCCTCCCTGCCAGAGAGCGAACGCCAGCGCCTGGTGCAGCTGTTCAACCAGCCACTGCCAGTATCCACTGGCTCGTTCAAGCTGGCTGGGGCCATGCAGGCCGATCTGAGCGCCGAGGACTACCGCCAAGCGTTCCAGCGCATCCAGCACTACATCCAGGCGGGCGACTGCTACCAGGTGAACTTCGCCCAGCGCTTTCGCGGCCAGTACCAGGGCGATCCATGGGTCGCCTACCGCGCCCTGCGCAGGGCCTGCCCTACTCCGTTCTCCGGCTTCCAGCGCCTGCCCGACGGCGCAGCGGTGCTCAGCCTGTCACCGGAACGTTTCGTCCATATCAGCCAGGGCCAGGTGGAAACCCGGCCGATCAAGGGCACCCGCCCGCGGGGGCGGAACCCCGCTGAAGATGCAGCCAATGCCGCCGAACTGCTGGCCAGCCCCAAGGACCGAGCGGAAAACCTGATGATTGTCGACCTGCTGCGCAACGACCTCGGCCGCACCTGTCGTACCGGCTCGGTGAAGGTGCCGGAACTGTTCAGCCTGGAGAGCTACCCCAACGTCCATCACCTGGTGAGCAGCGTCACCGGTGAGCTGGCGGACGGCAAGGATGCCCTGGACCTGATCGCCGGCAGCTTCCCCGGTGGCTCGATCACCGGCGCGCCGAAGATCCGCTCGATGCAGATCATCGACGAGCTCGAACCCACGCGCCGGGCACTCTATTGCGGCTCATTGCTGTACCTGGACGTACGCGGGGAGATGGACAGCTCGATCGCCATCCGCAGCCTGCTGGCCAAGGACGGGCAGATCAGTTGCTGGGGCGGCGGCGGGATAGTCGCGGACTCGGATTGGCAAGCCGAATACCAGGAGTCGATCACCAAGGTGCGGGTGCTGCTGGAGACCTTGCAACAGCTCTAG
- a CDS encoding HAD-IA family hydrolase — MNAQLNDFGPIKAVIFDMDGLLLDTEGIYTEITQLIAERFGRTYDWSIKQNIIGRGAGDLARYIVQALDLPISAEEFLVMREPLMRERFPRAEAMPGAQQLVRHLKEHRIPIAVGTSSSQMSFVEKTTRHGDWFALFDTIVTADDPEVTAAKPAPDIFLTAARRLGVDPAQCLVFEDSPFGVTAAKAAGMTAIAVPDPAMADGKFAHADAILRSLKGFQPAACGLPHLMWG, encoded by the coding sequence ATGAATGCACAGTTGAATGATTTTGGACCGATCAAGGCGGTCATTTTCGACATGGACGGTCTGCTGCTGGATACCGAGGGCATCTATACCGAGATCACCCAGCTGATCGCCGAGCGTTTTGGCCGCACCTACGACTGGAGCATCAAGCAGAACATCATCGGCCGCGGCGCTGGCGACCTCGCTCGCTATATCGTGCAAGCCCTGGACTTGCCCATCAGCGCCGAGGAGTTCCTGGTGATGCGCGAACCGCTGATGCGCGAACGCTTTCCCCGCGCCGAGGCGATGCCCGGGGCGCAACAGCTGGTGCGCCATCTCAAGGAGCACCGGATTCCGATTGCCGTGGGCACCAGTTCCTCGCAGATGTCCTTTGTGGAAAAAACCACCCGCCATGGGGACTGGTTCGCGTTGTTCGACACTATCGTCACCGCTGATGACCCGGAGGTCACTGCGGCCAAGCCGGCACCGGACATCTTCCTGACGGCGGCCCGGCGACTGGGGGTCGACCCCGCGCAATGCCTGGTGTTCGAGGATTCACCGTTTGGCGTGACGGCGGCCAAGGCGGCCGGCATGACCGCGATCGCGGTACCCGATCCAGCCATGGCCGATGGCAAGTTCGCCCATGCCGATGCGATCTTGCGCTCGTTGAAGGGCTTTCAGCCCGCTGCTTGCGGGTTGCCACACCTGATGTGGGGCTGA
- a CDS encoding ATP-dependent zinc protease has protein sequence MTLKALLPLLCLLVLPGTGIAAGKTVYGLNEYAQLSGIDLEVAAKLDTGAKTASLSARDIKRFKRNGESWVRFYLAIDTAHSHPIERPLARVSKIKRRAGDYDPDEDKNYTARPVIALDICMGSALRSIEVNLTDRSAFQYPLLIGSEALKRFDALVDPSLKYAAGKPACATDAHTAE, from the coding sequence ATGACTCTCAAGGCCCTTCTCCCACTGCTCTGCCTGCTTGTCCTGCCCGGTACCGGCATCGCCGCCGGCAAGACTGTCTATGGCTTGAATGAATATGCACAACTCTCGGGCATCGACCTGGAAGTTGCCGCCAAGCTCGACACCGGCGCCAAGACCGCTTCGCTGAGTGCCCGGGACATCAAGCGTTTCAAGCGCAACGGCGAATCCTGGGTGCGCTTCTACCTGGCCATCGACACCGCCCACTCCCATCCCATCGAGCGCCCCCTGGCCCGGGTCAGCAAGATCAAGCGCCGTGCCGGCGACTATGACCCCGATGAGGACAAGAACTACACGGCTCGCCCGGTAATTGCCCTGGATATCTGCATGGGCAGCGCCTTGCGCAGCATCGAAGTGAACTTGACCGACCGCAGCGCATTCCAATACCCGCTCCTGATCGGCTCCGAAGCCCTCAAGCGTTTCGATGCGCTGGTCGATCCCAGTCTTAAATACGCTGCTGGCAAACCCGCCTGCGCCACCGACGCTCATACCGCAGAGTAA
- the thrH gene encoding bifunctional phosphoserine phosphatase/homoserine phosphotransferase ThrH: MEIACLDLEGVLVPEIWIAFAEKTGIESLKATTRDIPDYDVLMKQRLRILDEHGLKLSDIQEVIATLKPLDGAVEFVNWLRERFQVVILSDTFYEFSQPLMRQLGFPTLLCHRLVTDASGRVTGYQLRQKDPKRQSVLAFKSLYYRVIAAGDSYNDTTMLGEADAGILFHAPDNVIREFPQFPAVHSFAELKQEFLKASNRSLNL, translated from the coding sequence GTGGAAATCGCCTGTCTCGATCTGGAAGGTGTGCTGGTCCCGGAAATCTGGATCGCCTTTGCCGAAAAAACCGGGATTGAATCCCTCAAGGCCACCACCCGGGATATTCCCGACTACGACGTGCTGATGAAGCAGCGCCTGCGCATCCTCGATGAGCACGGCTTGAAGCTTTCGGATATCCAGGAAGTGATCGCCACCCTCAAGCCGCTGGACGGCGCGGTGGAATTCGTCAACTGGCTGCGCGAGCGGTTCCAGGTGGTGATCCTCTCCGACACCTTTTATGAGTTCTCCCAGCCGCTGATGCGCCAGCTGGGTTTCCCGACCCTGTTGTGCCACCGCCTGGTCACCGATGCCAGTGGCCGCGTCACTGGCTACCAACTGCGCCAGAAGGACCCCAAGCGCCAGTCGGTGCTGGCCTTCAAGAGCCTGTACTACCGAGTGATCGCCGCGGGCGACTCCTACAACGACACCACCATGCTGGGCGAGGCGGATGCCGGCATCCTGTTCCATGCACCGGACAATGTGATCCGCGAGTTCCCGCAATTTCCGGCAGTGCACAGCTTTGCCGAGCTCAAGCAGGAGTTCCTCAAGGCTTCCAACCGCAGCCTGAACCTGTAA
- the prpC gene encoding 2-methylcitrate synthase, whose translation MAEAKVLSGAGLRGQVAGQTALSTVGQAGAGLTYRGYDVRELAADAQFEEVAYLLLYGELPTQEQLAAYIAKLGKLRDLPQALKEVLERIPAQAHPMDVMRTGCSFLGNIEPEKDFSQQQDTTDRLLAAFPAIMCYWYRFSHDGVRIKCVSDEPSIGGHFLHLLHGKKPSDLHVKVMNVSLILYAEHEFNASTFTARVCASTLSDLYSCITAAIGSLRGPLHGGANEAAMELIERFQGPEEATAELLRMLERKDKIMGFGHAIYKESDPRNEVIKGWSRQLADQVGDKVLFPVSEAIDKTMWEQKKLFPNADFYHASAYHFMGIPTKLFTPIFVCSRLTGWAAHVFEQRANNRIIRPSAEYTGVEQRKFVPIERR comes from the coding sequence ATGGCCGAAGCAAAAGTATTGAGTGGCGCAGGTCTGCGTGGCCAGGTGGCCGGGCAAACCGCGTTGTCCACCGTGGGCCAGGCTGGTGCCGGTCTGACCTACCGCGGTTATGACGTGCGAGAGCTGGCCGCCGATGCCCAGTTCGAGGAAGTCGCCTACCTGCTGCTGTACGGCGAGCTGCCGACTCAGGAACAGTTGGCGGCCTACATCGCCAAGCTGGGCAAGCTGCGCGACCTGCCCCAGGCCCTGAAGGAAGTGCTGGAGCGTATTCCTGCCCAGGCCCACCCCATGGATGTGATGCGCACCGGTTGCTCGTTCCTGGGCAATATCGAGCCGGAGAAGGATTTCTCCCAGCAGCAGGACACCACCGACCGCCTGCTGGCGGCGTTCCCGGCGATCATGTGCTACTGGTACCGCTTCAGCCATGACGGTGTGCGCATCAAATGCGTCAGCGACGAGCCGTCCATTGGTGGTCACTTCCTGCACCTGCTGCATGGCAAGAAACCCAGCGACTTGCACGTCAAGGTGATGAACGTCTCGCTGATCCTCTACGCCGAGCATGAATTCAACGCCTCGACCTTCACCGCTCGTGTATGCGCCTCGACCCTGTCGGACCTGTACTCGTGCATCACCGCGGCCATCGGCTCGCTGCGCGGCCCGCTGCACGGCGGGGCCAACGAGGCGGCGATGGAGCTGATCGAGCGCTTCCAGGGGCCGGAAGAAGCCACGGCCGAGTTGCTCAGGATGCTCGAGCGCAAGGACAAGATCATGGGGTTTGGCCATGCGATCTACAAAGAGTCCGACCCGCGCAACGAGGTGATCAAGGGCTGGTCCAGGCAACTGGCCGACCAGGTGGGCGACAAGGTGCTGTTCCCGGTCTCCGAAGCCATCGACAAGACCATGTGGGAACAGAAGAAGCTGTTCCCCAACGCCGACTTCTACCACGCCTCGGCGTATCACTTCATGGGCATCCCGACCAAGCTGTTCACCCCGATCTTCGTCTGCTCGCGCCTGACTGGCTGGGCCGCCCACGTGTTCGAACAGCGCGCCAACAACCGCATCATCCGTCCAAGCGCCGAGTACACCGGCGTTGAACAGCGCAAGTTCGTGCCAATCGAGCGTCGCTGA
- a CDS encoding crotonase/enoyl-CoA hydratase family protein: MSELISYHLEDGIATLTLSNGKVNAISPDVIAAFNAALDQATADRAVVIITGQPGILSGGYDLKVMTAGPREAVALVTLGSTLARRLLSHPFPVIVACPGHAVAKGAFLLLSADYRIGVEGPFSIGLNEVQIGMTMHHAGIELARDRLRRSAFHRSVINGEMFDPHSAVDAGFLDKVVSPDELQGAALAAARQLKKINMVAHKNTKLKVRKGLLDNLDNAIIEDQQHLG, translated from the coding sequence ATGAGTGAGTTGATTTCCTACCATCTAGAAGACGGTATCGCGACCCTGACCTTGAGCAACGGCAAGGTCAATGCCATCTCCCCGGACGTGATTGCTGCCTTTAATGCCGCGCTGGACCAGGCCACTGCCGACCGTGCAGTGGTGATCATCACCGGCCAGCCGGGGATTCTGTCTGGCGGCTACGACCTCAAGGTGATGACCGCCGGCCCTAGGGAAGCAGTGGCCCTGGTGACCCTGGGCTCGACCCTGGCTCGGCGCCTGCTGTCCCACCCATTCCCGGTGATCGTGGCCTGCCCGGGGCACGCCGTGGCCAAGGGCGCCTTCCTGCTGCTGTCGGCCGACTACCGCATCGGTGTCGAGGGCCCGTTCAGCATCGGCCTCAATGAAGTACAGATCGGCATGACCATGCACCACGCCGGCATCGAGCTGGCCCGTGATCGCCTGCGGCGCTCGGCCTTCCATCGTTCGGTGATCAATGGCGAGATGTTCGACCCGCACAGCGCCGTGGATGCCGGCTTCCTCGACAAGGTGGTCAGCCCCGACGAGCTGCAGGGCGCCGCCCTGGCCGCGGCGCGCCAGTTGAAGAAGATCAACATGGTGGCTCACAAGAACACCAAGCTGAAGGTGCGCAAGGGTCTGCTGGACAACCTGGACAACGCCATCATCGAAGACCAGCAACACCTGGGCTGA